A stretch of Rubinisphaera margarita DNA encodes these proteins:
- a CDS encoding flagellar basal body P-ring protein FlgI has translation MSAFRPDFDVPASASILKSFLRLRCLSTVSRTRLVTSLLLMLCLGLTGCMEMNLMTPVIQSMKFKSAAKDDKDNSFEDDFNLDGPEEVRPPFIGDYVVVSGLNLVVLEGVGLVTGLDGTGGDPPPSQYRTQLLQDMRRREVEDPNRIISSPSTALVIVRAYLPPLVEPGEKFDVEIRVPEGSTTTSLNGGWLLECSLTERAIVAGRGVLEGKERARAQGPILVSTGENDSNSLLRRGRIVGGGVGMETRDMTLLMKNDYRSVRNTTRIADKIGERFFSYDRYGHREPLSKAKTDQKIELRIHPTYKDNFPRYIQVIQAIAFRETDVEKQVRMERLENELLIPERAERASLELEALGPEAIPTLKKGLEAQYLECRFYSAVALAYLGEPAGLETLYIAARDEPAFRVFALAAMTGVEAGETFVYLRQLMDEPIMETKYGAFRCMTTIDDNEPFVKGELLNEQCRLHPLDVAGEPMIHLTHRQKAEIVLFGAHQEFRTPMALNAGPHIMVNSATGSDEVVVSRYRVGQKDQRKVVPRRIADVIRAAAEMGASYPDLAQMLVQAERQKNLPGKIGIDMLPEAGRYYERPDAPGESGKPGMKKKKTRVGRSSMAPNPFTKGTDEEDAVSTKPLMTEELLQDGTQPTEFGDETEPQEDVEPQEELDPAGETATETSDAPPAQTSELPPQEAPPTESEGFSPLKKLKQLMKHERNGEMLYPDVEEEE, from the coding sequence ATGTCCGCATTCCGCCCCGACTTTGATGTTCCGGCATCGGCTTCGATCCTGAAATCGTTTCTTCGACTCCGCTGCCTCAGCACGGTGTCCAGAACGCGACTCGTCACTTCCCTGCTGCTGATGCTCTGTCTCGGGCTCACCGGCTGCATGGAGATGAACCTGATGACGCCGGTCATCCAGTCGATGAAGTTCAAGAGCGCGGCTAAGGACGACAAAGACAATTCCTTTGAAGACGACTTCAACCTTGATGGACCGGAAGAAGTCCGCCCGCCGTTTATCGGCGATTACGTCGTCGTTTCCGGGTTGAACCTGGTCGTGCTTGAAGGGGTCGGTCTCGTTACCGGTCTCGACGGAACCGGCGGTGACCCGCCTCCGTCTCAGTATCGAACCCAACTGCTGCAGGACATGCGGCGTCGCGAAGTGGAAGATCCCAACCGCATCATCAGCTCGCCTTCCACCGCTCTGGTGATCGTGCGGGCGTATCTGCCGCCGCTGGTCGAACCGGGCGAAAAGTTCGATGTCGAAATTCGAGTGCCGGAAGGTAGCACGACAACAAGCCTGAACGGCGGCTGGCTGCTTGAATGCAGTCTGACTGAACGGGCGATCGTCGCCGGCCGCGGCGTTCTCGAAGGTAAAGAACGTGCCCGGGCTCAGGGCCCGATTCTGGTTTCGACTGGCGAGAATGACTCCAACAGTCTGCTGCGTCGCGGACGCATCGTCGGCGGTGGTGTCGGGATGGAAACCCGCGACATGACCCTGCTGATGAAGAACGACTACCGCAGTGTTCGTAACACGACTCGTATCGCCGACAAGATTGGCGAGCGGTTCTTCAGCTACGACCGCTACGGACATCGCGAGCCGCTGTCGAAAGCCAAGACCGATCAGAAAATCGAACTGCGGATTCATCCCACCTACAAAGACAACTTCCCCCGTTACATCCAAGTCATTCAGGCAATCGCTTTCCGTGAAACCGATGTCGAGAAACAGGTCCGTATGGAGCGGCTGGAGAACGAGCTGTTGATTCCGGAACGAGCCGAACGGGCCTCCCTGGAACTGGAAGCTCTGGGACCGGAAGCGATTCCGACCCTCAAGAAAGGGCTGGAAGCCCAATACCTGGAATGCCGTTTCTATTCCGCGGTCGCCCTGGCATATTTGGGTGAGCCGGCTGGCCTGGAAACCCTTTATATTGCCGCTCGGGATGAACCCGCGTTTCGCGTGTTCGCTCTGGCCGCGATGACGGGTGTCGAAGCCGGCGAAACCTTCGTCTATCTCCGTCAGCTGATGGACGAACCAATCATGGAAACCAAGTACGGTGCGTTCCGCTGTATGACGACCATCGACGACAACGAGCCGTTCGTGAAGGGCGAGCTTCTCAACGAACAGTGCCGACTGCATCCGCTCGACGTCGCCGGGGAACCGATGATTCACCTGACACATCGTCAGAAAGCCGAAATCGTGCTGTTCGGAGCTCATCAGGAGTTCCGTACACCAATGGCGTTGAACGCTGGTCCGCACATCATGGTCAACTCGGCTACCGGTTCCGACGAAGTCGTCGTCAGCCGCTATCGCGTTGGTCAGAAGGATCAGCGGAAGGTTGTTCCGCGTAGAATCGCTGATGTGATCCGGGCGGCTGCCGAAATGGGAGCCAGCTATCCAGACCTGGCCCAGATGTTGGTTCAGGCTGAACGACAGAAGAATCTCCCGGGCAAAATCGGCATCGATATGCTGCCGGAAGCCGGTCGGTACTACGAACGTCCCGATGCTCCCGGTGAATCCGGCAAACCGGGTATGAAGAAAAAGAAGACGCGTGTCGGACGCTCCAGCATGGCTCCGAACCCGTTCACCAAGGGAACGGACGAGGAAGACGCTGTCAGCACGAAACCGCTGATGACCGAAGAACTGCTGCAGGACGGCACTCAACCAACGGAATTCGGCGATGAGACCGAACCGCAGGAAGATGTCGAACCGCAGGAGGAACTCGATCCAGCCGGTGAAACTGCGACCGAAACCTCCGACGCCCCGCCAGCTCAAACGTCCGAGCTTCCCCCGCAGGAGGCTCCCCCGACGGAAAGCGAAGGCTTCAGTCCGCTGAAGAAGCTCAAGCAGCTGATGAAGCACGAACGAAACGGCGAAATGTTGTATCCCGATGTCGAGGAAGAGGAGTGA
- the mch gene encoding methenyltetrahydromethanopterin cyclohydrolase: MPRILNARAWDLVDNIVDNPGELGVEVEELDCGARVLDFGVNALGSLSAGILLAKVCTSDQADVTLHTGSIGSVNWPIVQFTSDFPVSACLYSQYAGWEVRVDDYFAMGSGPMRANAAREELFHRLGYTEEFYCSVGVLETDKLPDSRIVREIATKAKVEPRNLILLAASTSSIAGSLQINARAVETGMHKLFELGFDVHRIHSAVGTAPLSPVAADTLTAIGRTNDAILYGGRITFYVRGDDDSIAEIGPKVPSCASSDSGRPFKEIFEAVGCDFYKIDPLLFSPAQVVFQNIETGNVQCFGDVNEDLLRKSFGIQ, from the coding sequence ATGCCCCGTATTCTGAATGCCCGTGCCTGGGATCTGGTCGACAACATCGTGGACAACCCGGGAGAACTGGGAGTCGAAGTCGAAGAGCTCGACTGCGGAGCACGCGTTCTCGATTTTGGCGTGAACGCACTGGGCAGTCTGTCAGCCGGCATTCTGCTGGCCAAAGTCTGCACCTCCGACCAGGCCGACGTCACATTGCACACCGGATCCATCGGCTCGGTGAACTGGCCGATCGTGCAGTTCACGTCCGATTTTCCCGTCAGTGCCTGCCTCTACAGCCAGTATGCGGGCTGGGAAGTGCGTGTTGATGACTATTTCGCGATGGGGTCCGGTCCGATGCGGGCCAATGCGGCTCGGGAAGAGCTGTTTCACCGCCTCGGCTATACCGAAGAGTTCTACTGCAGCGTCGGCGTGCTGGAGACCGACAAACTGCCCGACTCCCGCATCGTGCGTGAAATCGCCACGAAGGCCAAGGTCGAGCCGCGAAACCTGATTCTGCTGGCCGCTTCGACATCGAGCATCGCCGGCAGTCTGCAGATCAACGCTCGAGCCGTCGAAACGGGGATGCATAAACTGTTCGAACTCGGCTTCGACGTCCATCGGATTCACTCGGCGGTCGGCACAGCTCCTCTGTCTCCGGTCGCAGCCGATACGTTGACCGCCATCGGACGCACCAACGATGCCATTCTGTACGGCGGCCGCATCACGTTTTACGTTCGCGGGGATGATGACTCGATTGCCGAAATCGGGCCGAAGGTTCCGTCGTGTGCCTCGTCCGATTCGGGCCGCCCGTTCAAAGAGATCTTTGAAGCCGTCGGCTGCGACTTTTATAAGATCGATCCGTTGCTCTTCAGTCCCGCTCAGGTGGTGTTTCAGAACATCGAAACCGGGAATGTGCAGTGCTTTGGCGATGTGAATGAGGACCTGCTGCGGAAATCATTTGGAATCCAATGA